The DNA segment GCGTCGCCGGCGCTGGCCCCCAGCGTGCGGTCCACGGTGGTTCGCCGCAGATGGGCCAGCAGCAGCTTTCCATCGGCCGTTGCGAACAGGCGGGCGCAGGCCGGGGCCAGCTCCGCCGGGGCGGGAACGGCGGCGGGGGCGTCCTGCAGC comes from the Indioceanicola profundi genome and includes:
- a CDS encoding Bbp19 family protein, translated to MHDPAGWDWLQDAPAAVPAPAELAPACARLFATADGKLLLAHLRRTTVDRTLGASAGDAALRMLEGQRALVLRLEALARPAAQIAGQG